One Pantoea trifolii DNA segment encodes these proteins:
- a CDS encoding putative hemolysin — MKAALFLLAGATLLLSACSSNSDNEPPQQATAAHVQPRVVMSSMAEVNCSNAGGSLAFSRQLDGSRIGMCQLANGRRCDEQALMGGSCAR; from the coding sequence ATGAAAGCCGCTCTCTTCCTGCTGGCTGGCGCCACCTTGTTACTTTCTGCCTGCAGCAGCAACAGTGATAACGAACCGCCGCAACAAGCTACTGCCGCCCACGTACAACCGCGCGTTGTGATGTCATCAATGGCTGAAGTGAATTGTAGTAATGCCGGGGGATCGCTGGCGTTTTCACGTCAGTTAGACGGTTCACGCATAGGTATGTGCCAGTTGGCTAATGGTCGTCGTTGTGACGAACAGGCGCTGATGGGGGGAAGCTGCGCCCGCTAA
- a CDS encoding MgtC/SapB family protein: MLTDMLIRIALAGILGGLIGLERQLRAKEAGLRTHILVGIGSAMFMLVSKYGFADMLVSDHVALDPSRIAAQVVSGMGFLGAGTIIIQKQVVKGLTTAAGLWVTAAIGLVIGSGMYEIGIYGTVLALVVLETFRRISHWLIGRHHTLLVHLKPKSVPLVLLVLQRENVRYGHIAVVNRDEEIGLCELSVEVTLSRRTPMHNIYDKVMEIKGVQSLEMM; this comes from the coding sequence ATGTTGACGGATATGCTGATTCGCATCGCGCTGGCCGGGATTCTCGGCGGGCTGATCGGCCTGGAAAGGCAATTGCGCGCCAAAGAAGCCGGTTTGCGCACCCATATTCTGGTCGGTATCGGCAGCGCGATGTTTATGCTGGTATCGAAATATGGCTTTGCCGACATGTTAGTCAGCGATCATGTGGCGCTCGATCCCAGCCGTATTGCGGCGCAGGTGGTGAGCGGCATGGGCTTTCTCGGCGCCGGTACCATCATTATTCAGAAGCAAGTGGTGAAAGGTCTCACCACCGCCGCCGGTTTATGGGTTACTGCGGCGATTGGTCTGGTGATCGGTAGTGGCATGTATGAAATCGGTATTTACGGCACGGTGCTGGCGCTGGTGGTGCTGGAGACGTTCCGTCGCATCAGTCACTGGCTGATTGGCCGTCATCATACGTTGCTGGTGCATCTCAAACCGAAAAGCGTGCCGCTGGTGTTACTGGTGCTGCAACGCGAGAATGTGCGCTACGGCCATATCGCCGTGGTGAATCGTGATGAAGAAATTGGCCTGTGCGAATTGAGCGTCGAGGTGACATTGTCACGACGCACGCCAATGCACAACATCTATGACAAAGTGATGGAAATCAAAGGCGTTCAGTCGCTGGAGATGATGTAA
- a CDS encoding 2-hydroxyacid dehydrogenase, with product MKVAVYSTKHYDQKYLEHVNGSYGFELQFFDFLLTPATAKNAAGCDAVCIFVNDDASKEVLEELATLGVKHIALRCAGFNNVDLAAAKALGLNVVRVPAYSPEAVAEHAVGLMMTLNRRIHRAYQRTRDANFSLDGLTGFNMHNKTAGVVGTGKIGIAAMRILKGFGMRLLAFDPYPSQAALELGAEYVDLKTLFAEADVITLHCPLTPENHHLLNAQAFSQMKDGVMIINTSRGGLIDSQAAIDALKQQKIGSLGMDVYENERDLFFEDKSNDVIQDDVFRRLSACHNVLFTGHQAFLTAEALTAISETTLSNLQQLERGETSPNQVTA from the coding sequence ATGAAAGTTGCGGTTTACAGCACCAAGCATTACGACCAGAAATACCTTGAACACGTCAACGGCAGCTACGGATTTGAGCTGCAGTTTTTTGACTTCCTGCTGACACCGGCGACGGCGAAAAACGCTGCGGGCTGTGATGCGGTGTGTATTTTCGTCAACGATGATGCCAGCAAAGAGGTGCTGGAAGAGTTGGCGACGCTGGGCGTGAAGCACATTGCGCTGCGCTGTGCCGGTTTCAATAACGTCGATCTGGCGGCGGCGAAAGCGCTGGGCTTAAACGTAGTGCGCGTTCCGGCGTATTCGCCGGAAGCGGTGGCCGAACATGCGGTTGGCCTGATGATGACGCTGAATCGTCGTATTCACCGCGCCTATCAACGCACGCGCGATGCTAACTTCTCGCTGGATGGTTTAACCGGCTTTAACATGCACAACAAAACTGCGGGCGTAGTTGGGACCGGCAAGATTGGTATCGCGGCGATGCGAATTCTTAAGGGATTTGGCATGCGCCTGTTGGCATTCGATCCCTATCCAAGCCAGGCGGCGCTGGAGCTGGGTGCGGAGTATGTTGATCTCAAAACGCTGTTCGCTGAAGCCGATGTGATTACGCTGCACTGTCCGCTTACGCCGGAAAATCACCATCTGCTTAACGCGCAGGCGTTCAGCCAAATGAAAGATGGTGTGATGATCATCAATACCAGCCGCGGCGGTTTGATTGATTCACAGGCAGCCATTGACGCGCTTAAGCAGCAGAAGATTGGTTCGTTGGGGATGGATGTGTATGAAAACGAGCGCGATCTGTTCTTTGAAGACAAATCGAATGACGTGATTCAGGATGATGTGTTCCGTCGTCTCTCGGCCTGCCACAACGTGCTGTTCACCGGCCATCAGGCTTTCCTGACCGCTGAAGCGCTGACAGCAATTTCAGAAACCACCCTCAGCAACTTGCAGCAGCTGGAGCGCGGCGAAACCAGCCCGAATCAGGTCACTGCTTAA
- the zntB gene encoding zinc transporter ZntB, with protein MNVIEGKALQVSDAIVSCQLDGAGGMIPIEDKDVINCERPCWLHLNYTQRQSAEWLQNTPLIPDSVRDALAGDSMRPRVTRLGDGFMIVLRSVNHNADSRPDQLVAMRVFINDKLIVSTRRRKVYAIDAVLTDLQNGNGPVDGGSWLVDVCDALTDHASEFIEEMHDKIIELEDALMNQEVPARGDLALLRKQLIVMRRYMAPQRDVYARLAIEKMAWMNDDDRRRMQEVADRLGRGLDDLNAGVARTSILADEVASILAESMNRRTYTMSLMAMIFLPATFLTGLFGVNLGGIPGGNWALGFTAFCVLLLVMVGGVAIWLKRRKWL; from the coding sequence GTGAACGTCATTGAAGGAAAAGCGTTACAAGTATCCGATGCCATTGTGTCATGTCAGCTGGACGGCGCAGGCGGCATGATCCCCATCGAAGATAAAGACGTCATCAACTGCGAACGTCCCTGCTGGTTGCACCTCAATTACACCCAACGGCAAAGTGCGGAATGGCTGCAAAACACGCCACTGATCCCCGATTCTGTGCGTGACGCGCTGGCGGGCGACAGCATGCGTCCGCGCGTCACGCGCCTTGGCGACGGATTCATGATTGTGCTGCGTAGCGTGAACCACAATGCTGATTCGCGTCCCGATCAGCTGGTGGCAATGCGCGTGTTTATCAACGATAAGCTGATTGTCTCGACGCGCCGTCGCAAGGTGTACGCCATTGATGCCGTGCTGACCGATCTGCAAAACGGTAATGGTCCGGTTGACGGCGGCAGCTGGCTGGTGGATGTGTGCGATGCGTTAACCGATCACGCCAGTGAATTTATCGAAGAGATGCACGATAAAATTATCGAACTGGAAGATGCGTTAATGAATCAGGAAGTACCTGCGCGCGGCGATTTGGCGCTGCTGCGTAAACAGCTGATTGTGATGCGTCGTTATATGGCACCGCAGCGCGATGTCTACGCGCGGCTGGCCATCGAGAAGATGGCGTGGATGAACGATGACGATCGCCGCCGCATGCAAGAGGTCGCCGATCGTCTGGGCCGTGGACTGGACGATCTCAATGCGGGCGTGGCGCGAACCTCGATTCTGGCAGATGAAGTGGCGTCAATCCTTGCGGAATCGATGAACCGTCGCACTTATACCATGTCGTTGATGGCGATGATCTTCCTGCCAGCCACCTTCCTCACCGGTTTATTCGGCGTCAACCTCGGCGGCATTCCTGGCGGCAATTGGGCGCTGGGTTTCACCGCCTTCTGCGTGCTGCTGCTGGTGATGGTGGGCGGTGTGGCGATATGGCTGAAACGGCGGAAATGGTTGTAA
- the nifJ gene encoding pyruvate:ferredoxin (flavodoxin) oxidoreductase, whose translation MITVDGNGAVASVAFRTSEVIAIYPITPSSTMAELADSWSGEGRRNIWGDVPRVVEMQSEGGAIATVHGALQTGALSTTFTSSQGLLLMIPTLYKLAGQLTPFVLHVAARTVATHALSIFGDHSDVMAVRQTGCAQLCASSVQEAQDFALIAQIASLNSRIPFIHFFDGFRTSHEINKIVPISNETLQTLMPAEAINAHRARALTPDRPTIRGTSANPDTYFQSREATNRWYDDCTQHVEDAMNAFGVNTGRHYQPFEFYGHPQAERVIVMMGSGCGTAEEAINVMLQRGEKVGLVKVRLYRPFSAAHLLQKIPASAQRIAVLDRTKEPGALGEPLFLDVMTALAEAYSRGERASLPKVIGGRYGLSSKEFAPDAVLAVFRALQRDQPPARFTVGIYDDVTHLSLPMEANIVPNRARLEALFYGLGSDGSVSASKNNLKIIGNATPWHVQGYFVYDSKKAGGLTVSHLRVSEYPIQSAYLIQQADFIGCHQLQFIDKYSMLDQLKPGGIFLLNTPYSAEDVWSRLPQEVQSQLNDKQARFYVINAARIARECQLGARINTVMQMAFFQLTQILPGDSALTELQNAIARSYSSKGEELVQRNWQALAMAQQALQPVPLKPVDDRSPHRPPVVADSAPDFVKTVTAAMLAGLGDKLPVSALPPDGTWPVGTTKWEKRNIAEAVPIWQPDLCTQCNHCVAACPHSAIRAKVVDPAALADAPASLASLDVKSRDMRGQKYVLQVAPEDCTGCNLCVEVCPASDRQHPEIKAINMKSRLEHVETEKANYAAFLALPEITAEQLERIDIRTSQLITPLFEYSGACSGCGETPYIKLLTQLYGDRLLIANATGCSSIYGGNLPSTPYTTNAEGRGPAWANSLFEDNAEFGLGFRLSVDQQKQRALRLLNQCAAQLPAELVDALKGDNVTISQRREQIEQLRALLAASSQPEAKALHDAADALVEKSVWLIGGDGWAYDIGYGGLDHVMSLSENVNVLVLDTQCYSNTGGQASKATPLGAVTKFGEQGKRKARKDLGMSTLLYGHVYVAQISLGAQLNQTVKAIQEAEAWPGPSLIIAYSPCEEHGYDLAYSHEQMRLLTTSGFWPLYRFDPRRAEQGKAALALDSRPPTSELEQALMNEQRFRQLQTQRPEEASQLWRDATEAASQRYQRLAELAGKTEKSE comes from the coding sequence ATGATTACCGTCGACGGTAACGGTGCAGTGGCTTCGGTCGCCTTCCGCACCAGCGAAGTGATTGCCATTTATCCCATCACGCCCAGCTCGACCATGGCCGAGCTGGCGGATAGCTGGTCAGGCGAAGGCCGCCGGAATATCTGGGGCGATGTGCCGCGCGTGGTTGAGATGCAATCGGAAGGCGGCGCGATCGCCACCGTGCACGGCGCGCTGCAAACCGGCGCACTCTCTACTACATTCACCTCTTCGCAGGGATTGCTGTTGATGATCCCGACACTCTACAAACTGGCGGGCCAGCTGACGCCATTTGTTCTGCACGTCGCGGCGCGTACCGTGGCAACGCACGCGCTGTCTATTTTTGGCGATCACTCCGATGTCATGGCGGTGCGTCAAACCGGCTGTGCGCAACTCTGCGCCTCCAGCGTGCAGGAAGCACAGGATTTTGCCCTGATTGCACAAATCGCCTCGCTGAATAGCCGCATCCCTTTTATCCACTTCTTCGATGGCTTCCGCACCTCGCATGAAATCAACAAGATCGTGCCGATCAGCAATGAAACCTTGCAGACGCTGATGCCCGCCGAGGCGATTAATGCCCATCGTGCCCGCGCGTTAACGCCGGATCGCCCGACGATTCGCGGGACATCCGCCAATCCTGATACCTATTTCCAGTCACGTGAAGCCACTAACCGCTGGTACGACGATTGCACCCAGCATGTAGAAGACGCAATGAACGCGTTTGGCGTAAATACCGGCCGCCATTATCAGCCGTTTGAGTTTTACGGCCATCCACAGGCCGAACGCGTGATTGTAATGATGGGCTCCGGCTGCGGCACCGCCGAAGAGGCGATTAATGTGATGCTGCAGCGCGGCGAGAAAGTCGGGCTGGTGAAAGTGCGCCTTTATCGCCCGTTTTCGGCGGCGCATTTGCTGCAAAAGATCCCCGCTTCCGCCCAACGCATTGCGGTGCTCGATCGCACCAAGGAGCCCGGCGCGCTGGGCGAACCGCTGTTCCTGGATGTGATGACCGCGCTGGCTGAAGCCTACAGCCGTGGCGAGCGCGCATCGCTGCCGAAGGTGATTGGCGGTCGCTATGGTTTGTCGTCGAAAGAGTTCGCACCCGATGCGGTGCTGGCAGTGTTCCGCGCCTTGCAGCGCGATCAACCGCCAGCGCGTTTTACCGTCGGCATTTACGACGACGTCACCCATCTATCGCTACCGATGGAAGCCAATATCGTACCGAATCGCGCGCGGCTTGAAGCGCTGTTTTATGGTTTGGGCAGCGACGGCAGCGTCAGCGCCAGCAAAAACAACCTAAAGATAATCGGCAACGCCACGCCGTGGCACGTGCAGGGTTATTTCGTCTATGACTCAAAGAAAGCTGGCGGCCTGACAGTTTCCCATCTGCGCGTCAGTGAGTATCCGATTCAATCCGCCTATCTGATTCAGCAAGCTGACTTCATTGGTTGCCATCAGCTGCAGTTTATCGATAAATATTCGATGCTCGATCAGCTTAAACCGGGCGGGATTTTTCTGCTCAATACGCCCTACAGCGCTGAGGACGTGTGGTCGCGCCTGCCGCAGGAAGTGCAGAGCCAACTCAACGATAAACAGGCGCGATTCTATGTGATCAACGCGGCGCGTATTGCCCGCGAATGCCAGCTGGGCGCGCGCATCAACACCGTGATGCAGATGGCCTTTTTCCAGCTGACCCAGATTTTGCCGGGCGATAGCGCGTTAACTGAACTGCAAAACGCCATTGCGCGCAGCTATAGCAGCAAAGGTGAAGAGCTGGTGCAGCGTAACTGGCAAGCGCTAGCGATGGCACAACAAGCGCTGCAGCCAGTGCCGCTAAAGCCGGTAGACGATCGCAGCCCACATCGCCCGCCAGTGGTAGCTGATAGCGCACCCGATTTTGTCAAAACCGTCACTGCAGCGATGCTGGCCGGCCTTGGCGATAAATTGCCGGTTTCGGCGCTACCGCCGGATGGAACCTGGCCGGTTGGCACCACTAAGTGGGAAAAACGTAATATCGCTGAAGCCGTGCCGATCTGGCAGCCCGATCTCTGTACCCAGTGCAACCATTGCGTCGCCGCCTGCCCGCACTCCGCGATTCGCGCCAAAGTGGTTGATCCTGCAGCGCTGGCAGATGCGCCAGCTTCGCTCGCTTCACTGGATGTGAAATCGCGCGATATGCGCGGACAGAAATACGTGTTGCAAGTGGCACCGGAAGATTGCACCGGCTGTAATCTGTGCGTCGAAGTGTGCCCGGCCAGCGATCGCCAGCATCCGGAAATCAAAGCCATCAACATGAAATCACGCCTCGAGCATGTTGAGACGGAAAAGGCCAATTACGCTGCTTTCCTCGCGCTGCCTGAGATCACCGCCGAGCAGCTGGAACGTATTGATATCCGCACCTCGCAGCTGATCACGCCGCTGTTTGAATATTCCGGTGCCTGTTCGGGCTGCGGTGAAACGCCCTATATCAAACTGTTAACGCAGCTGTATGGCGATCGTCTGCTGATTGCCAATGCCACCGGCTGCTCCTCCATTTACGGCGGCAATCTGCCTTCCACGCCATACACCACCAATGCCGAAGGTCGCGGTCCGGCGTGGGCGAATTCGCTGTTTGAAGATAACGCCGAATTTGGTTTGGGCTTCCGCTTGAGCGTCGATCAGCAGAAACAGCGCGCGCTCAGATTACTGAATCAATGCGCGGCGCAGTTACCGGCGGAATTGGTTGATGCACTAAAAGGTGACAATGTCACCATATCGCAACGACGCGAGCAAATTGAACAGCTGCGCGCCCTGCTTGCTGCGTCATCGCAGCCGGAAGCCAAAGCCTTACATGATGCAGCCGATGCGCTGGTAGAAAAATCAGTTTGGTTGATAGGTGGTGATGGCTGGGCGTACGACATTGGTTACGGCGGCCTCGATCACGTGATGAGCCTGAGCGAAAACGTCAACGTGCTAGTGCTGGATACGCAGTGCTACTCGAATACCGGCGGACAGGCATCAAAAGCGACGCCGCTCGGCGCGGTGACTAAGTTTGGCGAACAAGGCAAACGCAAGGCGCGTAAAGATCTCGGCATGTCGACGCTGCTGTATGGGCATGTGTATGTGGCGCAGATTTCACTGGGCGCGCAGCTCAATCAAACCGTGAAAGCGATTCAGGAAGCGGAAGCCTGGCCGGGACCGTCGCTGATCATCGCTTACAGCCCGTGTGAAGAACATGGCTATGATCTTGCCTACAGCCACGAGCAGATGCGCCTGCTGACCACCAGCGGTTTCTGGCCGCTGTATCGCTTTGATCCACGACGCGCGGAGCAAGGGAAAGCCGCGCTGGCGCTGGATTCGCGTCCGCCGACCTCCGAACTGGAACAGGCATTAATGAACGAGCAGCGTTTCCGCCAGTTGCAAACCCAGCGGCCTGAAGAAGCGTCACAGTTGTGGCGCGATGCAACGGAAGCCGCCAGTCAGCGTTATCAGCGGCTGGCGGAGTTAGCAGGGAAAACCGAGAAAAGCGAGTAG
- the ttcA gene encoding tRNA 2-thiocytidine(32) synthetase TtcA produces the protein MSENQEVTKKEQYNLNKLQKRLRRNVGEAIADFNMIEEGDRIMVCLSGGKDSYTMLEILRNLQQSAPVNFSLVAVNLDQKQPGFPEHILPAYLEQQGVEYHIVNEDTYSIVKDKIPEGKTTCSLCSRLRRGILYRTATELGCTKIALGHHRDDILQTMFLNMFYGGKMKGMPPKLMSDDGKHIVIRPLAYCREKDIIRFAEARQFPIIPCNLCGSQPNLQRQVVADMLRDWDKRYPGRIETMFTAMQNVVPSHMADINLFDFKGIKHGDAVVDGGDLAFDRESLPVQPAGWQPEEDDAPNLSVRLDVLEIK, from the coding sequence ATGTCAGAAAATCAAGAAGTAACAAAAAAAGAGCAGTACAACCTCAATAAACTGCAGAAGCGTTTGCGTCGCAACGTGGGCGAAGCCATTGCTGACTTCAACATGATTGAAGAAGGCGATCGCATCATGGTTTGTCTGTCTGGTGGTAAAGACAGCTACACCATGCTGGAAATCCTGCGTAATTTGCAGCAGAGCGCGCCGGTGAACTTCTCGCTGGTGGCGGTGAATCTCGACCAGAAACAGCCCGGTTTCCCGGAGCATATTCTGCCGGCCTATCTGGAACAACAGGGCGTTGAGTATCACATCGTTAACGAAGACACCTATTCCATCGTTAAAGATAAAATTCCTGAAGGCAAAACCACCTGCTCGCTCTGTTCACGTCTGCGCCGCGGTATTCTGTATCGCACCGCCACCGAGTTGGGTTGTACCAAGATCGCCTTAGGTCACCATCGCGACGATATCCTGCAGACCATGTTCTTAAACATGTTCTACGGCGGCAAGATGAAAGGCATGCCACCCAAACTGATGAGCGACGACGGTAAACATATCGTGATTCGCCCGCTGGCTTATTGCCGCGAGAAAGACATCATTCGTTTTGCCGAAGCGCGCCAGTTCCCGATCATTCCGTGCAACCTGTGCGGTTCGCAGCCGAATCTGCAACGTCAGGTGGTTGCCGATATGCTGCGCGACTGGGATAAACGTTATCCAGGCCGTATCGAAACCATGTTTACCGCGATGCAGAATGTGGTGCCATCACATATGGCCGACATCAATCTGTTCGATTTCAAAGGCATCAAACACGGTGATGCCGTGGTAGATGGCGGTGATTTGGCGTTTGATCGTGAAAGCTTGCCGGTGCAGCCTGCGGGATGGCAGCCAGAAGAGGACGACGCGCCCAATCTCAGCGTACGTCTTGATGTGCTGGAAATTAAATAA
- the mpaA gene encoding murein tripeptide amidase MpaA, translating into MSSYHPRPLRGKLDAVWQQYGQSVLGAPLLWFPAPAADAESGLIIAGTHGDENAAIATLSGAMRTLPGALRRHHVVLAVNPDGCQLGLRANANGVDLNRNFPAANWQHGDTVYRWNSEADERDVVLSTGSGPSSEPETRALCQLIHQIKPRWVVSWHEPLACIDDPHHSDLAKWLAQQTALPVVSSVGYATPGSFGSWCDDLGLLCITAEMPPISVDEATEVYLEAMINLLRWQPAA; encoded by the coding sequence ATGTCGTCATACCATCCACGTCCGCTACGCGGCAAGCTGGACGCTGTCTGGCAACAATACGGGCAATCGGTGCTGGGCGCGCCACTGCTGTGGTTTCCGGCACCCGCCGCCGATGCCGAAAGCGGGCTGATTATCGCTGGCACGCACGGCGATGAGAATGCCGCGATTGCCACATTATCCGGTGCGATGCGTACCTTGCCGGGAGCGCTGCGGCGTCATCACGTTGTTCTGGCGGTCAATCCCGATGGTTGTCAGTTGGGGTTGCGCGCCAACGCCAACGGCGTCGATCTCAACCGTAACTTCCCCGCCGCTAACTGGCAGCATGGCGACACGGTATATCGCTGGAACAGTGAAGCGGATGAACGTGATGTGGTGCTTTCAACCGGATCAGGTCCCTCTTCCGAACCGGAAACCCGCGCGCTGTGCCAGCTCATTCATCAGATTAAACCGCGCTGGGTGGTTTCGTGGCATGAACCGCTGGCCTGCATTGACGATCCGCACCACAGCGATTTAGCAAAGTGGCTGGCGCAGCAGACCGCGCTGCCGGTGGTGAGTAGCGTGGGTTATGCCACGCCGGGTTCGTTTGGCAGCTGGTGCGACGATCTCGGCCTGTTGTGTATTACCGCCGAGATGCCGCCGATTTCGGTGGACGAAGCCACCGAAGTCTATCTGGAAGCGATGATCAATCTGCTGCGCTGGCAGCCAGCGGCTTAA
- the ycjG gene encoding L-Ala-D/L-Glu epimerase, giving the protein MRTVKSYPEAWPLHSPFVISRGSRTEAHVVVVEIEQDGVKGVGEATPYARYGESEASVLKQIASQFSALQSGMTREALQQALPAGAARNAIDCALWDLARQQQGKSLVQLCAVQLADEIVTAHTISIDTPDAMASSAQALWQHGARLLKIKMDDHLISERLVAIRSAVPDATLIVDANESWHAEGLAARCQLLADLNVAMLEQPLPAAEDSALGNFIHPLPICADESCHTRESLPQLKGRYEMVNIKLDKTGGLTEALALAEAAQQQGFAIMLGCMLCTSRAIRAALPLTARATFADLDGPTWLAADVEPSLHFSHGVLKPLAASAAD; this is encoded by the coding sequence ATGAGAACAGTGAAGAGTTATCCGGAAGCCTGGCCGTTACATTCGCCGTTTGTTATTTCACGCGGCAGTCGCACCGAGGCGCATGTTGTGGTGGTGGAGATCGAGCAGGATGGCGTTAAAGGCGTCGGGGAAGCGACGCCGTACGCGCGCTACGGTGAAAGCGAGGCGTCGGTGCTCAAGCAGATCGCCTCGCAGTTTAGTGCGTTGCAAAGTGGGATGACACGTGAAGCGCTGCAACAGGCGTTACCGGCGGGCGCGGCACGTAACGCCATCGACTGCGCACTGTGGGATTTAGCGCGACAGCAGCAGGGCAAAAGTCTGGTGCAATTGTGCGCGGTGCAACTGGCCGACGAGATTGTCACCGCACATACCATCAGCATCGATACGCCAGATGCGATGGCCAGCAGCGCGCAGGCGTTGTGGCAACATGGCGCGCGTTTATTGAAAATCAAAATGGACGATCACCTTATTAGCGAACGTTTAGTGGCGATACGCAGCGCGGTACCGGACGCGACTTTGATTGTCGATGCCAACGAATCCTGGCATGCCGAAGGCCTGGCGGCACGCTGTCAGCTGCTGGCCGATCTCAATGTCGCGATGCTGGAACAGCCGCTGCCGGCCGCAGAAGACAGCGCGCTGGGCAACTTTATCCATCCGCTGCCAATCTGCGCCGATGAAAGCTGCCACACGCGTGAAAGCCTGCCGCAGCTGAAAGGGCGCTATGAGATGGTGAATATCAAGCTGGATAAAACCGGTGGATTAACCGAAGCGTTAGCGCTGGCAGAGGCGGCGCAGCAACAGGGATTCGCCATTATGCTCGGCTGCATGCTCTGCACCTCACGGGCGATTCGTGCGGCATTACCGCTGACGGCGCGCGCGACGTTCGCGGATCTCGACGGTCCAACCTGGCTTGCGGCCGATGTAGAACCGTCGCTGCACTTCTCTCACGGCGTACTTAAGCCGCTGGCTGCCAGCGCAGCAGATTGA
- a CDS encoding peptide ABC transporter substrate-binding protein: MKLTFRKTLTALIVASAVSPAFAANVPSGAQLASTQEIVRHIKDEPASLDPMKAVGLPEIQVMRDLFEGLTNQDAHGKIVPGVAQSWSSNDNKTWIFTLRKDARWSNGEPVTAQDFVYSWQRLVEPKNSSPFAWFAALSGIENAEAITKGQMSADNLGVTATDANHLKVTLSRPVPWFPSMVANAAMYPVSQKVIEKEGDSWTSPGKLVGNGAYQLQDRVVNEKIVLVRNANYWDDKKSVLTKVTFIPINEESSATKRYRANDIDITESFPKNMYALLKKELPGQVYTPDQLGTYYYAFNTEKGPTADVRVRKALSWSIDRRIIAEKVLGTGEKPAWHFTPDVTAGFTPMKSYLQQHSQQELNAQAKALLTAAGYGPGKPLHLTLLYNTSESHQKIAIAVASMWKKNLGVDVTLQNQEWKTYIDSRNSGNFDVIRASWIGDYNEPSTFLSLLTSTHSGNIARFRSADYDAVINKASTETSVAARNTDYNKAEQIIADQAPIAPIYQYTNGRLIKPWVKGYPITNPEDVAYSRELWIEKH; encoded by the coding sequence ATGAAACTAACGTTCCGCAAGACGCTGACTGCGTTAATTGTAGCCAGTGCAGTCTCACCCGCATTCGCCGCCAACGTGCCGTCGGGCGCACAGCTGGCCAGCACCCAGGAAATCGTTCGCCATATTAAAGATGAACCCGCTTCACTCGATCCGATGAAGGCGGTTGGCCTGCCGGAAATTCAGGTGATGCGCGATCTGTTTGAAGGGCTGACCAACCAGGATGCCCACGGAAAGATCGTTCCGGGCGTGGCGCAAAGCTGGAGCAGCAACGACAACAAAACCTGGATATTTACCCTGCGCAAAGATGCGCGCTGGTCAAATGGCGAGCCGGTTACCGCGCAGGATTTTGTCTACAGCTGGCAACGTTTAGTTGAACCAAAGAACAGTTCGCCATTTGCCTGGTTTGCCGCGCTGAGCGGCATTGAGAACGCGGAAGCGATCACCAAAGGACAGATGAGCGCCGATAATCTCGGGGTGACGGCGACCGATGCGAACCATCTTAAGGTGACGTTGTCACGCCCTGTGCCGTGGTTCCCGAGTATGGTTGCTAATGCCGCGATGTATCCGGTATCGCAGAAAGTGATTGAAAAAGAGGGTGATAGCTGGACGTCACCGGGCAAGCTGGTCGGCAATGGCGCTTATCAGCTTCAGGATCGCGTAGTAAACGAAAAAATCGTGCTGGTGCGCAACGCCAACTATTGGGATGACAAAAAATCGGTGCTGACTAAAGTCACCTTTATCCCGATTAATGAAGAATCCAGCGCCACTAAGCGTTACCGCGCCAATGACATCGATATCACCGAATCCTTCCCGAAAAACATGTACGCGCTGCTGAAGAAAGAGTTGCCGGGCCAGGTGTATACCCCGGATCAGCTTGGCACCTATTACTACGCCTTCAATACCGAGAAAGGGCCAACCGCCGATGTACGCGTGCGTAAAGCGCTGTCTTGGAGCATCGATCGTCGCATTATCGCGGAGAAGGTTTTGGGCACCGGTGAGAAACCGGCCTGGCACTTTACACCGGACGTTACCGCCGGTTTCACCCCGATGAAAAGCTATCTGCAGCAACATAGCCAACAGGAGCTGAACGCGCAGGCAAAAGCGTTGCTGACGGCGGCAGGTTATGGACCCGGCAAACCGCTGCATTTGACGCTGCTCTACAACACCTCAGAAAGCCATCAAAAAATCGCTATCGCGGTGGCTTCAATGTGGAAGAAGAATCTCGGCGTGGATGTCACGTTGCAAAATCAGGAGTGGAAAACCTATATCGACAGCCGTAACAGCGGCAATTTCGATGTGATCCGCGCCTCGTGGATCGGTGATTATAATGAGCCGTCAACCTTCCTTAGTCTGCTGACCTCGACGCACAGCGGCAATATCGCGCGTTTCCGCAGTGCCGATTACGATGCGGTGATCAACAAAGCCAGCACCGAAACCAGCGTGGCGGCGCGTAACACCGATTACAACAAAGCCGAGCAGATCATCGCCGATCAGGCTCCGATCGCACCGATCTACCAATATACCAATGGCCGCTTAATCAAGCCGTGGGTGAAAGGTTATCCGATCACCAATCCAGAAGACGTGGCGTACAGCCGCGAGCTGTGGATTGAGAAACATTAA